Proteins encoded together in one Ictidomys tridecemlineatus isolate mIctTri1 chromosome 3, mIctTri1.hap1, whole genome shotgun sequence window:
- the Usp19 gene encoding ubiquitin carboxyl-terminal hydrolase 19 isoform X17, with protein sequence MSGGASATGPRRGPPGLEEATSKKKQKDRANQESKDGDPRRGSVPTPQEEHTKEELLLDWGQNENEVIVKLRVGVGPLRLEEVVTVFTDTNCVVRLPGGRQWGGVLYAEMESSCAKVQSVKGGVLQLALPKKVPLLTWPSLLKKPLGTQELVPMLRCQENGQELSPIALDPGPEPRRAKQEARNQKRAQGRGEVEAEEQLCVPPLNPQTCLLGSEKNLALLAGEKSVSPRNDPVSPAVAQIRDPGKDDHVKEEMTVATDAATLVDEPESMVNLAFVKNDSYEKGPDSVVVHVYVKEIHRDTSRVLFREQDFTLIFQTRDGNFLRLHPGCGPHTIFRWQVKLRNLIEPEHCTFCFTASRIDICLHKRQSQRWGGLEAPAARVGGAKVAVPTGPTPLDSTPPGGTPHPLTGQEEARAMEKDKSKARSEDTGLDGVVTRTTLEHVVPKPESHLASPKPTCMVPPMPHSPVSGDSVEEEEEEEKKVCLPGFTGLVNLGNTCFMNSVIQSLSNTRELRDFFHDRSFEAEINYNNPLGTGGRLAIGFAVLLRALWKGTHHAFQPSKLKAIVASKASQFTGYAQHDAQEFMAFLLDGLHEDLNRIQNKPYTETVDSDGRPDEVVAEEAWQRHKMRNDSFIVDLFQGQYKSKLVCPVCAKVSITFDPFLYLPVPLPQKQKVLPVFYFAREPHSKPIKFLVSVSKENSSVSEVLDSLSQSVHVKPENLRLAEVIKNRFHRIFLPSHSLDTVSPSDMLLCFELLSPELAKERVVVLEVQQRPQVPSIPISKCAACQRKQQSEDEKLKRCTRCYRVGYCNQLCQKTHWPDHKGLCRPENIGYPFLVSVPASRLTYARLAQLLEGYARYSVSVFQPPFQPGRMALESQSPGCTTLLSNSSLEAGDSEKDSTQPPELQLVTSVAEGDMGVPQMWASPDRCPVPSTSGISSEMLTSGPIEGTSLPPVERVSRPEAAVPGYQHPSEAINAHTPQFFIYKIDASNREQRLEDKGETPLELGDDCSLALVWRNNERLQEFVLVDSKDLECAEDPGSAGEAARAGHFTLDQCLNLFTRPEVLAPEEAWYCPQCKQHREASKQLLLWRLPNVLIVQLKRFSFRSFIWRDKINDLVEFPVRNLDLSKFCIGQKEEQLPSYDLYAVINHYGGMIGGHYTACARLPNDRSSQRSDVGWRLFDDSTVTTVDESQVVTRYAYVLFYRRRNSPVERPPRAGHSEHHPDLGPAAEAAASQASRIWQELEAEEELVPEGPGPLGPWGPQDWVGPPPRGSTTPDEGCLRYFVLGTMAALVALVLNVFYPLVSQSHWR encoded by the exons ATGTCTGGCGGGGCCAGTGCCACAGGCCCAAGGAGAGGGCCCCCAGGACTGGAGGAGGCCACTAGTAAGAAGAAGCAGAAGGATAGAGCAAACCAGGAGAGCAAGGATGGAGATCCTAGGAGAG GGTCAGTGCCCACTCCACAGGAGGAGCATACCAAAGAGG AGTTGTTGCTTGATTGGGGACAGAATGAAAATGAGGTAATTGTCAAGCTGCGTGTGGGAGTAGGTCCCTtgcggctggaggaggtggttacTGTTTTCACAGACACCAACTGTGTGGTGCGGCTTCCAG GTGGTCGGCAGTGGGGTGGTGTCCTTTATGCTGAAATGGAAAGTTCTTGCGCCAAAGTTCAGTCCGTTAAAGGTGGAGTCCTACAGCTGGCATTACCCAAGAAGGTGCCTCTGCTCACATGGCCCTCTCTCCTG AAGAAACCTCTAGGGACCCAGGAGCTGGTGCCCATGCTGCGGTGCCAGGAGAATGGGCAGGAACTGTCTCCCATTGCCCTGGACCCAGGCCCTGAGCCCCGCCGGGCTAAGCAGGAGGCCCGGAACCAGAAGCGGGCCCAGGGCCGTGGTGAG GTTGAGGCTGAAGAACAGCTCTGTGTACCACCACTGAATCCGCAAACCTGCCTCCTAGGCTCAGAGAAGAATTTAGCCCTTTTGGCAGGAGAGAAGTCAGTGTCCCCCAGGAATGACCCAGTCTCCCCAGCAGTGGCCCAGATCAGAGACCCTGGGAAAGATGACCATGTCAAAGAAGAGATGACAGTAGCAACAGATGCCGCAACGTTGGTGGATG AGCCTGAGTCCATGGTGAACCTGGCATTTGTCAAGAATGACTCATATGAGAAGGGCCCGGATTCAGTGGTGGTGCACGTGTATGTGAAGGAGATCCACAGGGATACCTCTCGAGTACTTTTCCGTGAACAGGACTTCACACTCATCTTCCAGACCAG GGATGGAAACTTCTTGAGGCTGCATCCGGGCTGTGGGCCCCACACCATCTTCCGTTGGCAGGTGAAGCTCAG GAACCTGATTGAGCCAGAACATTGTACCTTCTGTTTCACGGCCTCTCGCATTGACATCTGCCTCCATAAGCGTCAGAGTCAGCGTTGGGGGGGGCTGGAGGCCCCAGCTGCACGAG tgggtggtGCAAAGGTTGCCGTGCCGACAGGTCCAACACCTCTGGATTCAACCCCTCCGGGAGGTACCCCTCACCCCCTAACAGGCCAGGAGGAAGCCCGGGCTATGGAGAAAGATAAATCCAAGGCTCGATCCGAGGACACAGGGCTGGATGGTGTGGTGACCCGCACAACCTTGGAGCATGTTGTCCCAAAGCCAGAGTCACACCTGGCCTCG CCCAAGCCCACATGTATGGTACCTCCAATGCCCCACAGCCCTGTGAGTGGAGATAgcgtggaagaggaggaggaggaagagaagaaggtgtGTCTGCCAGGTTTCACTGGTCTTGTCAACTTAGGCAACACTTGCTTCATGAACAGTGTCATTCAGTCTCTTTCCAACACTCGGGAACTTCGGGACTTCTTCCATG ACCGTTCCTTTGAGGCAGAGATCAACTACAACAACCCACTGGGGACAGGTGGACGTCTGGCCATTGGCTTTGCTGTGTTGCTCCGGGCCCTGTGGAAGGGCACTCACCATGCctttcagccttccaagttgaaG GCCATTGTGGCAAGCAAGGCCAGCCAGTTCACAGGCTATGCCCAGCATGATGCCCAGGAGTTCATGGCTTTCCTGCTGGATGGGCTACATGAGGACCTGAATCGAATCCAGAACAAGCCATACACGGAAACTGTGGACTCGGATGGACGGCCTGAtgag GTGGTGGCTGAGGAAGCATGGCAGCGGCACAAGATGAGGAACGATTCTTTCATTGTGGACCTATTTCAGGGCCAGTACAAGTCGAAGCTGGTGTGCCCTGTATGTGCCAAG GTCTCCATCACATTTGACCCGTTCCTTTATCTGCCGGTGCCCTTGCCACAAAAACAAAAGGTTCTCCCTGTCTTTTATTTTGCCCGAGAGCCACATAGCAAGCCTATCAAG TTCCTGGTGAGTGTTAGCAAGGAAAATTCCAGTGTGAGTGAAGTTTTGGATTCCCTCTCTCAGAGTGTCCATGTGAAACCTGAGAACCTGCGTCTGGCTGAG GTAATTAAGAATCGCTTCCATCGCATATTCCTGCCCTCTCACTCATTGGACACTGTGTCCCCATCTGACATGCTTCTCTGCTTTGAGCTGCTGTCCCCAGAGTTAGCTAAGGAACGGGTAGTGGTGCTAGAAGTACAACAG CGCCCCCAGGTGCCCAGCATCCCTATCTCCAAGTGTGCCGCCTGCCAGCGGAAGCAGCAGTCAGAGGATGAAAAACTGAAGCGATGTACCCGGTGCTACCGTGTGGGCTACTGCAACCA gCTCTGTCAGAAAACCCATTGGCCTGACCACAAGGGTCTCTGCCGCCCTGAGAACATTGGCTACCCCTTCCTGGTCAGTGTACCTGCCTCACGCCTCACTTATGCCCGTCTTGCTCAGCTGCTAGAGGGTTATGCGCG GTACTCTGTGAGTGTATTCCAGCCACCCTTCCAGCCTGGTCGCATGGCCTTGGAGTCTCAGAGCCCTGGCTGTACCACACTGCTCTCCAATAGCTCCCTGGAGGCTGGGGACAGCGAGAAGGACtccactcagcctcctgagctccagcTGGTGACCTCTGTGGCTGAAGGGGATATGGGGGTCCCCCAGATGTGGGCATCTCCTGATCGGTGCCCTGTGCCTAGCACCAGTGGAATTTCTTCTGAGATGCTGACTAGTGGGCCTATTGAGGGTACTTCTTTGCCTCCTGTCGAGAGGGTGTCCCGGCCTGAAG CTGCTGTGCCAGGATACCAACATCCAAGTGAAGCCATAAATGCCCACACACCCCagttcttcatctataaaattgaTGCATCTAACCGAGAGCAGCGGCTAGAGGATAAAG GGGAGACCCCACTGGAGTTGGGTGATGACTGTAGCCTGGCTCTGGTTTGGCGAAACAATGAGCGCCTGCAGGAGTTTGTGTTGGTAGACTCCAAGGACCTGGAATGTGCTGAGGACCCAGGCTCTGCTGGTGAGGCTGCTCGCGCTGGCCACTTCACCCTGGACCAGTGCCTCAACCTCTTCACACGGCCTGAGGTGCTGGCACCTGAGGAGGCCTG GTACTGCCCACAGTGCAAACAGCACCGTGAGGCCTCCAAGCAACTGTTGCTATGGCGCTTGCCAAATGTGCTCATTGTGCAGCTCAAGCGCTTCTCCTTTCGTAGTTTTATCTGGCGTGATAAGATCAATGACTTGGTGGAGTTCCCGGTTCG GAACCTAGATCTGAGCAAGTTCTGTATTGGTCAGAAAGAGGAGCAGTTGCCCAGCTACGACCTGTATGCTGTCATCAACCACTATGGAGGCATGATTGGTGGCCACTACACGGCCTGCGCACGCCTGCCCAATGATCGCAGCAGCCAGCGCAGTGACGTGG GCTGGCGCTTATTTGATGACAGCACAGTGACGACAGTAGACGAGAGCCAGGTTGTGACACGTTATGCCTATGTACTCTTCTACCGCCGACGGAACTCTCCTGTGGAGAGGCCCCCAAGGGCAGGTCACTCTGAGCACCACCCAGACCTAGGCCCTGCAGCTGAGGCTGCTGCTAGCCAG GCTTCCCGGATTTGGCAGGAGCTCGAGGCCGAGGAGGAGCTGGTGCCTGAAGGGCCGGGGCCCCTGGGCCCATGGGGGCCCCAAGACTGGGTGGGCCCCCCGCCACGTGGCTCTACCACACCAGACGAGGGCTGCCTTCGGTACTTTGTCCTGGGCACCATGGCAGCTTTGGTGGCCCTTGTGCTCAACGTGTTCTATCCTCTGGTATCCCAGAGTCACTGGAGATGA
- the Usp19 gene encoding ubiquitin carboxyl-terminal hydrolase 19 isoform X16, whose translation MSGGASATGPRRGPPGLEEATSKKKQKDRANQESKDGDPRRGSVPTPQEEHTKEELLLDWGQNENEVIVKLRVGVGPLRLEEVVTVFTDTNCVVRLPGGRQWGGVLYAEMESSCAKVQSVKGGVLQLALPKKVPLLTWPSLLKKPLGTQELVPMLRCQENGQELSPIALDPGPEPRRAKQEARNQKRAQGRGEVEAEEQLCVPPLNPQTCLLGSEKNLALLAGEKSVSPRNDPVSPAVAQIRDPGKDDHVKEEMTVATDAATLVDGKEPESMVNLAFVKNDSYEKGPDSVVVHVYVKEIHRDTSRVLFREQDFTLIFQTRDGNFLRLHPGCGPHTIFRWQVKLRNLIEPEHCTFCFTASRIDICLHKRQSQRWGGLEAPAARGAVGGAKVAVPTGPTPLDSTPPGGTPHPLTGQEEARAMEKDKSKARSEDTGLDGVVTRTTLEHVVPKPESHLASPKPTCMVPPMPHSPVSGDSVEEEEEEEKKVCLPGFTGLVNLGNTCFMNSVIQSLSNTRELRDFFHDRSFEAEINYNNPLGTGGRLAIGFAVLLRALWKGTHHAFQPSKLKAIVASKASQFTGYAQHDAQEFMAFLLDGLHEDLNRIQNKPYTETVDSDGRPDEVVAEEAWQRHKMRNDSFIVDLFQGQYKSKLVCPVCAKVSITFDPFLYLPVPLPQKQKVLPVFYFAREPHSKPIKFLVSVSKENSSVSEVLDSLSQSVHVKPENLRLAEVIKNRFHRIFLPSHSLDTVSPSDMLLCFELLSPELAKERVVVLEVQQRPQVPSIPISKCAACQRKQQSEDEKLKRCTRCYRVGYCNQLCQKTHWPDHKGLCRPENIGYPFLVSVPASRLTYARLAQLLEGYARYSVSVFQPPFQPGRMALESQSPGCTTLLSNSSLEAGDSEKDSTQPPELQLVTSVAEGDMGVPQMWASPDRCPVPSTSGISSEMLTSGPIEGTSLPPVERVSRPEAAVPGYQHPSEAINAHTPQFFIYKIDASNREQRLEDKGETPLELGDDCSLALVWRNNERLQEFVLVDSKDLECAEDPGSAGEAARAGHFTLDQCLNLFTRPEVLAPEEAWYCPQCKQHREASKQLLLWRLPNVLIVQLKRFSFRSFIWRDKINDLVEFPVRNLDLSKFCIGQKEEQLPSYDLYAVINHYGGMIGGHYTACARLPNDRSSQRSDVGWRLFDDSTVTTVDESQVVTRYAYVLFYRRRNSPVERPPRAGHSEHHPDLGPAAEAAASQASRIWQELEAEEELVPEGPGPLGPWGPQDWVGPPPRGSTTPDEGCLRYFVLGTMAALVALVLNVFYPLVSQSHWR comes from the exons ATGTCTGGCGGGGCCAGTGCCACAGGCCCAAGGAGAGGGCCCCCAGGACTGGAGGAGGCCACTAGTAAGAAGAAGCAGAAGGATAGAGCAAACCAGGAGAGCAAGGATGGAGATCCTAGGAGAG GGTCAGTGCCCACTCCACAGGAGGAGCATACCAAAGAGG AGTTGTTGCTTGATTGGGGACAGAATGAAAATGAGGTAATTGTCAAGCTGCGTGTGGGAGTAGGTCCCTtgcggctggaggaggtggttacTGTTTTCACAGACACCAACTGTGTGGTGCGGCTTCCAG GTGGTCGGCAGTGGGGTGGTGTCCTTTATGCTGAAATGGAAAGTTCTTGCGCCAAAGTTCAGTCCGTTAAAGGTGGAGTCCTACAGCTGGCATTACCCAAGAAGGTGCCTCTGCTCACATGGCCCTCTCTCCTG AAGAAACCTCTAGGGACCCAGGAGCTGGTGCCCATGCTGCGGTGCCAGGAGAATGGGCAGGAACTGTCTCCCATTGCCCTGGACCCAGGCCCTGAGCCCCGCCGGGCTAAGCAGGAGGCCCGGAACCAGAAGCGGGCCCAGGGCCGTGGTGAG GTTGAGGCTGAAGAACAGCTCTGTGTACCACCACTGAATCCGCAAACCTGCCTCCTAGGCTCAGAGAAGAATTTAGCCCTTTTGGCAGGAGAGAAGTCAGTGTCCCCCAGGAATGACCCAGTCTCCCCAGCAGTGGCCCAGATCAGAGACCCTGGGAAAGATGACCATGTCAAAGAAGAGATGACAGTAGCAACAGATGCCGCAACGTTGGTGGATGgtaaag AGCCTGAGTCCATGGTGAACCTGGCATTTGTCAAGAATGACTCATATGAGAAGGGCCCGGATTCAGTGGTGGTGCACGTGTATGTGAAGGAGATCCACAGGGATACCTCTCGAGTACTTTTCCGTGAACAGGACTTCACACTCATCTTCCAGACCAG GGATGGAAACTTCTTGAGGCTGCATCCGGGCTGTGGGCCCCACACCATCTTCCGTTGGCAGGTGAAGCTCAG GAACCTGATTGAGCCAGAACATTGTACCTTCTGTTTCACGGCCTCTCGCATTGACATCTGCCTCCATAAGCGTCAGAGTCAGCGTTGGGGGGGGCTGGAGGCCCCAGCTGCACGAG gtgcagtgggtggtGCAAAGGTTGCCGTGCCGACAGGTCCAACACCTCTGGATTCAACCCCTCCGGGAGGTACCCCTCACCCCCTAACAGGCCAGGAGGAAGCCCGGGCTATGGAGAAAGATAAATCCAAGGCTCGATCCGAGGACACAGGGCTGGATGGTGTGGTGACCCGCACAACCTTGGAGCATGTTGTCCCAAAGCCAGAGTCACACCTGGCCTCG CCCAAGCCCACATGTATGGTACCTCCAATGCCCCACAGCCCTGTGAGTGGAGATAgcgtggaagaggaggaggaggaagagaagaaggtgtGTCTGCCAGGTTTCACTGGTCTTGTCAACTTAGGCAACACTTGCTTCATGAACAGTGTCATTCAGTCTCTTTCCAACACTCGGGAACTTCGGGACTTCTTCCATG ACCGTTCCTTTGAGGCAGAGATCAACTACAACAACCCACTGGGGACAGGTGGACGTCTGGCCATTGGCTTTGCTGTGTTGCTCCGGGCCCTGTGGAAGGGCACTCACCATGCctttcagccttccaagttgaaG GCCATTGTGGCAAGCAAGGCCAGCCAGTTCACAGGCTATGCCCAGCATGATGCCCAGGAGTTCATGGCTTTCCTGCTGGATGGGCTACATGAGGACCTGAATCGAATCCAGAACAAGCCATACACGGAAACTGTGGACTCGGATGGACGGCCTGAtgag GTGGTGGCTGAGGAAGCATGGCAGCGGCACAAGATGAGGAACGATTCTTTCATTGTGGACCTATTTCAGGGCCAGTACAAGTCGAAGCTGGTGTGCCCTGTATGTGCCAAG GTCTCCATCACATTTGACCCGTTCCTTTATCTGCCGGTGCCCTTGCCACAAAAACAAAAGGTTCTCCCTGTCTTTTATTTTGCCCGAGAGCCACATAGCAAGCCTATCAAG TTCCTGGTGAGTGTTAGCAAGGAAAATTCCAGTGTGAGTGAAGTTTTGGATTCCCTCTCTCAGAGTGTCCATGTGAAACCTGAGAACCTGCGTCTGGCTGAG GTAATTAAGAATCGCTTCCATCGCATATTCCTGCCCTCTCACTCATTGGACACTGTGTCCCCATCTGACATGCTTCTCTGCTTTGAGCTGCTGTCCCCAGAGTTAGCTAAGGAACGGGTAGTGGTGCTAGAAGTACAACAG CGCCCCCAGGTGCCCAGCATCCCTATCTCCAAGTGTGCCGCCTGCCAGCGGAAGCAGCAGTCAGAGGATGAAAAACTGAAGCGATGTACCCGGTGCTACCGTGTGGGCTACTGCAACCA gCTCTGTCAGAAAACCCATTGGCCTGACCACAAGGGTCTCTGCCGCCCTGAGAACATTGGCTACCCCTTCCTGGTCAGTGTACCTGCCTCACGCCTCACTTATGCCCGTCTTGCTCAGCTGCTAGAGGGTTATGCGCG GTACTCTGTGAGTGTATTCCAGCCACCCTTCCAGCCTGGTCGCATGGCCTTGGAGTCTCAGAGCCCTGGCTGTACCACACTGCTCTCCAATAGCTCCCTGGAGGCTGGGGACAGCGAGAAGGACtccactcagcctcctgagctccagcTGGTGACCTCTGTGGCTGAAGGGGATATGGGGGTCCCCCAGATGTGGGCATCTCCTGATCGGTGCCCTGTGCCTAGCACCAGTGGAATTTCTTCTGAGATGCTGACTAGTGGGCCTATTGAGGGTACTTCTTTGCCTCCTGTCGAGAGGGTGTCCCGGCCTGAAG CTGCTGTGCCAGGATACCAACATCCAAGTGAAGCCATAAATGCCCACACACCCCagttcttcatctataaaattgaTGCATCTAACCGAGAGCAGCGGCTAGAGGATAAAG GGGAGACCCCACTGGAGTTGGGTGATGACTGTAGCCTGGCTCTGGTTTGGCGAAACAATGAGCGCCTGCAGGAGTTTGTGTTGGTAGACTCCAAGGACCTGGAATGTGCTGAGGACCCAGGCTCTGCTGGTGAGGCTGCTCGCGCTGGCCACTTCACCCTGGACCAGTGCCTCAACCTCTTCACACGGCCTGAGGTGCTGGCACCTGAGGAGGCCTG GTACTGCCCACAGTGCAAACAGCACCGTGAGGCCTCCAAGCAACTGTTGCTATGGCGCTTGCCAAATGTGCTCATTGTGCAGCTCAAGCGCTTCTCCTTTCGTAGTTTTATCTGGCGTGATAAGATCAATGACTTGGTGGAGTTCCCGGTTCG GAACCTAGATCTGAGCAAGTTCTGTATTGGTCAGAAAGAGGAGCAGTTGCCCAGCTACGACCTGTATGCTGTCATCAACCACTATGGAGGCATGATTGGTGGCCACTACACGGCCTGCGCACGCCTGCCCAATGATCGCAGCAGCCAGCGCAGTGACGTGG GCTGGCGCTTATTTGATGACAGCACAGTGACGACAGTAGACGAGAGCCAGGTTGTGACACGTTATGCCTATGTACTCTTCTACCGCCGACGGAACTCTCCTGTGGAGAGGCCCCCAAGGGCAGGTCACTCTGAGCACCACCCAGACCTAGGCCCTGCAGCTGAGGCTGCTGCTAGCCAG GCTTCCCGGATTTGGCAGGAGCTCGAGGCCGAGGAGGAGCTGGTGCCTGAAGGGCCGGGGCCCCTGGGCCCATGGGGGCCCCAAGACTGGGTGGGCCCCCCGCCACGTGGCTCTACCACACCAGACGAGGGCTGCCTTCGGTACTTTGTCCTGGGCACCATGGCAGCTTTGGTGGCCCTTGTGCTCAACGTGTTCTATCCTCTGGTATCCCAGAGTCACTGGAGATGA